The genomic interval gagatgcacttaCCTCTGTCTCCGGAGCGCTAAATTAAAGGCACAAGCCAACACTGGCCCccatttttgttttgggttttttttttaaatgatgataaaaattatattattttcataagGTTTTTACAgtagaattatattaaaattaaataagtttGGCGTGATGGAAagccctttaatcccagaatttgggaaccataggcaggcagatctcagagttcaaggccagcttggtctaaatactgagttccaggatagccagggatacacagtaagagtctgtctcaaaaacaagcaaataaagatTTAAGTATACTTGGTATTTACAGCCAAGAACATAGCATCTCTCCAGTTACAATTTCTGTCTGCCCCATACTCACATGCATATGGACAGTACTAACTGAACTCACTGagctatgaaagaaaaaataggaaatgaaGGTGAAAGGGGAACACGCCGAGGAGGGAGCAGGGAAGTAGGAGGGGGAGTCAGAGGTGTCTATGATCAAGATAtatttgtatgaatgtatgaaactgtcaaatagTCTAAAAATagtaagacagggtttctctgtatagccttgggagtcctagaatttgctctatagaccaggctggccttgaactcatagagatctgcctgcctcccaagtgctaggattaaaggaattcTTAAAATGTTCTCTCTGGAGCTGcagatggttcagaggtttagagcacagctgctcttgcagaggacgtgtgtttgatcccagcacacacAAGGTGGATCCTAGCACCCagaaggtggctcacaaccatccatagttTTAGTTCAacaagatctgatgccctcttctgctcataaacataaaacaaaatattttttaaaattctctaatttttaaaaataggatctCATTAAAAAGACTTGGctaggtgctagagagatggctcagtggataagagcactgactgctcttccagaggtcctgagttcaatttccagcaaccacataatggctcacaaccatctgtaatgggaactgatgccctcttctggtgtgtctgaggacagtgatagtgtacttatataaaataaataaataaataaataaataaataaataaataaatgtttcagaTGCTTacgccaggcccagtgtcactctccctgctgcctaccaattcagatgtagaactctcagctacctctccagcaccatgtctgtctgcatgccaccatgtttcccaccaagacaataatggactaaacctttgaactatAAACTAGCTCCAAGTAAAcgtttttcctttataagactgcCACGATTATGGTGGCTCTTTGCAGCAACAGGAACCCTAAATAAGAGACACTCCATATCCTAAGTGTTGGGATCCAGCcatatgctaccatgcctggcttaaatttttattttgatcaaaTAGTAACTTACCAGATTATTAATAAAACTAAAGCAAGGTAATCATAACTAGGCAGCTTCTACATTatatttaagacatttaaaaataattggcaATACTAAAGAGAGTGGAAACAAAAGTATCTGTTCATGttagcatctcatttttaaaagctacaTAGTAATATTTAGCAAAATTAATAAGATCATGCTCCTTGAATCAGTTATGAATTTAAATGAGAAGCTATTTCAAGAACATTAGAAGATCCACCCATGATAAAGTAGGGGCTTTTGTTCCCTGTATTTGGGGCTCTTCCCATGCTGAGTACATGCTCTATCACAGAGCTAtacccccctctttttcttttctctccttgccTTTATTTTCATAAGGCAAGATTTCatggtatagccctggctgtccttgaactcagagagatccatctacctctgcctcctgagtgctgggactaaaggcatgcgccaccacgaCCAGCTTCTCTTTAACTTTTCATTTCAAGActttcactaagttgcccaggctggcttagaactcacccTAAGTCAGGAAGGTCTTGAATTACTAATCTTGTTGCTTTAGCCTCCCTAGTAGCTGGAGTGATAACTTTATGCTACAGGCCTGgctagtaaaataaaatagcctTCCCATTTTAATGTCCTGGATTTCCCTACAGTCACCTTCTACCCAGTGAAGGCAGCAGCCTTCAGAGACAACAGAACTTTTGAAAAGGAGGGACAGAGCCTCTGCAGGTAGGAGGCACACGACACCTAATGACTTACTAGAGTCATGTCATCACAACAGGCAGCACAGGTACAGGAGGCAGCATGAGGGTTCAAAATACCATCCTGAAATAGAGAAGGAGCTACAGATATAAATTATATAGGTACAAATATAGAACTATATAGGTATAGTATACAGACATAAATATAGAAATTAGGAAGTTGTTCAATGCTATATTACACCCACCACCAAGGTAACAATCTAAGCATAAAATACAATCACTTCTGGAAAGTTCTTGTCTGCACAATGCTCCACTGCCAAGCAGGCTCGAGTCTCTCTTCCTAGGAACGAGACTCCACAGACACTGAATAGCCACAGTCAGGAGCTGACTTGGAGCAAAAATCAAGTCTTTTTCCTTGGGTTAGAAAGTGGGtgtagtggttaagaacatgtattACTCTTagagaggaccaaggttcaattctaagtacccatatggcagctcacactgtccataattccagtcccagggactTTGACATCACAGGTACCATGCAcgtggcacacatacacacatgcagacaaaacactcataaaataataaacctaaagaaaaaagTTTCCTTCCTTACACTGAAATTGGAGCAAAAGGAAGGCAGGTGTGGCTGGGCCCTGCCACTgactctctctacctctcttccCATGTGTCTGAGGTGTCCCTCTTCTGTGCCAATATCACCCCATCTGCTCCCCATGGTAATTCTCTGAGTCAATGCAAGCACACACCCAGGACAAGAACATCTAGAGGGCAGCTCAACTGCTCTGGCCATACTGTGAGTACTCGTCATCAGACCCTGCCTTGTGCCATTTTCTGGACACTTCCCACTGCTCACCCTAAGGCTGGTGTGGGCCTAGCACATACCTGGATGAGGCACTGCAGGGGTCTGCCCGCATAGCGGATGCTTCTCTTCCAGTCCTTACTGCTGGCTCTTCCTGccatggcttcaaactcagttgGGCTGTACCAATTTTCTCCCTGCTTGATACACCGCCCCCGGCCACctggaatgaaaggggctggccCTTAGAATTCATCAAGGCCTGTTGCTGGCTTGTCTGATGACATCACTTCCTtccattgccttttttttttcctctgccctGCATGGCCTCTAATCACCCAATATACTGCCTGGCAAGTCATCTCAAATCCACTGTCCACGGTCACTGCAAGCTGCACTGGGTCTCCAGTGAGCATCAGCCCACTTCAGGGATCTTCTGTCATCTGAGTGGTCTGAGCTGGCTCCAGGGATGCAGGGCTGACAGTCACTCACACATCCGTCTCCTCAACGGTATTTGCACATGACAGGCTTCCTTGGCCCCAGTTTACTAAGAGGGTTGTACAAAAGAACAGTCGTAACATGGAATGATTATAGTCAAGTTGCTGCCTCACCTGAGCCGAGCCTACTCTTGTAGAGCGTGCCACTGATGTTCCGACAGCGCACAGGCAACTCGCTGTCATACACCGAAGGGTCCCAGTTGTACTTGGTACCACCTTTCTCCTGGCCAGGTGCTAGTGGGGTAGGAGGAGACTGAGGACCTGGGCAAAAAGAAGCTATGAGGATGAGAGCACAGAATGACCGGAAAAGCTCTTGATGCTGCACCCCCAACTATCAAGCCTCTCACAGGTACATAAGAATAGCACTAAAGGGTAGTGCCAACCCTTCAATGGGCAACATTCCTTCTCTGCCTGGAAAAATTTGCTTTTTCTATAGaactctatttattttttaaattaatacacacacacacacacacacacacacacacaaagcctgggGTCAGGTGCTGCAGATACCTGGGGTAAGAGGTGCTGCTGGGCCCTTCAGCCCAGTGGTCTCCACAATGCTCCCATCTGTGTGCACAACTATTAGTGTGGCTTTCTCAGTGTTCAGGCTGTCCCCGATCTGCAGGGCTGTCCTACCAGACTAGAAGGAAAGGGACTCTTGTCAGCTCTAGGATAGCCTGAGGTGCACTACTTGCCCCAGTGGAATGTGGCCTTACTGCAAGACTCTAGTCACTTATCAGCAAGAGGATGTGCACCTAGCTAGGCCCATGAATCCTCCTCGTAGTCAACCCCAAGGCACCAAGGCTAGAACCAAGAAGACACAAAGGCTATTATtaagtgtgtgcacatctgtCAAAGCTGAAGCAtactgtgtgttcatatgcacaGCTGCTTTCTGGACACCAAACAAGTCTGCCTTGTCTAAGAAAAGTTTCTGAAGTTGCATATAGAAAGCACCACGGTGTGACAGACACAAAAGGTCTCTGATTTTGGACATGGGTGCTACTAAAAGTATCGAAGATGCTGATAACCTACAGGAGTGAACACGAGGAAAGGACTAATGGACTGTAAGCCTCGGAGAAAGGGACAGGGCCGCCAGATACAGTCATTCTTCATGTGTCTATGGAGCTCAACAGAAACCAGGCACTGAGAAGATGCTTTGCTTGGGCTAAGAGCAGCCTGAGCCTGGTAGAACACAAGCAGCAAGGCCAGCAGGAGCCTAAGAAGTCCTCATAGCTCTCTACCTTTCTAGATTCATACTGCACCTTTCACGGTAAAGCCCTAGCTAAAACTGAGTCTCCTGCCTTGCCCGAGAGCACAGGGAGGAACATAGGTCCCCTATGACTCCAGGAACTATGGGTGTTCACTCACATCTAAATCCTGAAAGGGTCTTGAGAATGAGGATGACCCTTGTGGTCAGTGGAGAGACGTCAAGAGCTCTAAAGAGAGTTGCCAGGCACCCTAAACTACACCCAATAGCTTACCAGGACATGTCCTGATATCGATGCCGCATTTGCCACTGATGTTGTGAAGACATTATCTGCAGAGGACCCCACGTTGGCCACCGTCACTGTGGTCACTTCTACAAAAGAATGGAACAGAATGGAACTTCACACACAGTGAAAACAGAGAGCACAAAAAGGCAAAGGTCTTACTGTGAGCCCTAAAGCACCCATGTCCACCCAGACGTTTTAATACTTCTGTTAATGCTCAGCTGACATCTCTAGTCCAGTCTAAAATACTTCTTCTCCCAGAAAAGGAGAATCTCTACCCTTCCCCACCAAGGCCTATCACATGCAGCAAAAATGTCCACCataaccccccactcccactccacCACTGGCCTTTCTCCCTTTGCAAAGCTGCAAGTCCCATAGGTCTAGGACACCTCCTTGTCGATCAAGACATGGCAGACTCCAGTCCAGCCTCATCCCTCTCCACTGCCATAGCTCAGGCCATCCTACAGTCTTGTGTCCACTGTCTGAGGTCTCCATGACATCCTTCCCCAGAAACTCTTCCTCCTGAAAAACACGTCAGCCTGCCACAGCCACTCCTGCAACATGAACTTGACTCCTCGGGTCAAACAGGTCTACCAGCAGAACCTTCACAGAATAGTTCCACAAAGACCTGTCATGTCCCTGAGGCTTCCTGCCACAGTGTCACTAGGTGAGGTTCTTCTGTATCCTGCTGCCTGCTACTATGTATCCTTTGCAGTTGGCCTTCCCAATCTCTACAACAGTTGTCTGCCACCCAGCATTCTAAAATGCCCAATACCCAGGGAAGCCTTTGGCATAAGGGAAATACCCAAAGATGCCAACTGGAGTCCTGCCAGCCCCATTAATCCAGCCCTGACCAACCTGCACTCCTTGTACCTGTTTAGCTCCTGTCCATTACCAATCCATACATGGGCACACCTGACTTAGGGACTCAGCTGGCGCTGGGCTACCTGGATATTATCTGACTTCAAAAACTTACAACAAGAAATTAGAAATCTTCTGATACATAAATATACAACTAAAATTctaagacatacatatatacacatatacacacccaccaTAGATGCAATTCTCTTTTGTCACCATAGACAACATCATACTTCTTTCCTGAACTCAGAAGAATATATGCAAAAAAGGATAAAAACTCTATGGCCCCAAATCCCAATTATCAACCCAGAATCCATGGATGAAAATGGAGCATTAAAAACTCCAGGAAAAGCCAGACAGCAAAAGCatacgtctttaatcccagcactcaggaggcagaggcaggcagacctgagttctagcccagcctggtctacagagggagttctaggataaccagggttaacacagagagactctgccttgaaagagagaaaaaaaagaaaggaaaaagaaagaaagaaagagagagagagagagagagagagagagagagagagagagagaaagaaagaaagtgagaagcaagctccaggaaagggacgagaaatggctcaacagttaagagtactgtctgctcttccaaaggtcctgggttcaattcccagcacccacacagtggctcacaactccctatagctccagttccaaaggGACTGAAGCCTTTTGTTGATTTCAGGGAGATCAAGCAAAcaagtggtacacagatacacatgcaggcaaagcagccacacacattaaataaattaacttaaaaaacaaaagaaccctGGGAAGAGACTAGGCTGGCTCAGAAATTTCCAGCATGCTGTTCTCTCAGAGGACCCAAGCACCCATGCTAGGTTCTCACAACCATGTTTAGCTCCACAAGGAATTGCAGACACCTgcaatcacatacatacacataaaaataaatatatgccttttttaaaaagctctagGAAGCTTCCCTCACTCCTGTAACTGGATCTGGACTTCAGGTAGATAGGGCAGAAAACAAGCAGAAGCAAGGCTTCTCCACCACTGCACTCCAGTCCTACCAGTCTGAACAAACACCCACCCAGAGTTAAGCTTCAGCTCTGAATAAAACCCCAATGCCAAACCTGCAGCTTTACACTGGAAATAACAAAACAAGAAGCATGGCAAAATGATGGTCTTCCAAGGATTCGAATATACAAGCATAAAGCATTCAGAGTTCCAATTGGTAAGGAGTTCAACACTCAGGAAGGTCGAAGGGTGGGGGATGTGGTGTGGTATCACCTGTACAGGGTGTACCGCTCAGCTCAAGGCTCCATTTGTCATAAAACATGAGAATCGGGGTGCTCCATGtgtgaggaaacaaacaaaatggaaagctaagtgatggaggaggagggaataTCTGCATAGGAAAAGACTTAGAGGATGCAGCACGGAGACTACATAAAGCCAAGCTCATTTCTGCATGTTACCTTTGAAAGGCTGCCTGACTTGGAAGATTCTCCTGCCCCTCTCAGGTCACACTTGAACTGGCCATTGAGACAGACAGGTCAACCAGCAGTAATGCTGCTGACCATACCTGGAGCACCTCCAGAACAGAACTCACTTCTGACCCATCTGTGCTATCAGCTCCCAGGAAGTAGCAGGGGAGGACAAGGCAGGTAgtaggtactgagaaagttcCAAAGGgtaaaaaaagacaaagagcaGAGAGGCACACTCACACCAGGGAAACAAGTCTATATACAGTGCAGAGCCAGGCTAGTGGAGTGAgagtggtgtggggtgtgtgtgtatgtgtgtgtgtgtgtgtgtgtgagagagagagagagagagagagagagagagagagagagagagagagacagagagacagagagagagacagagagagagacagagagagagacagagagagagagagagagagagagagagagagagaggagcagggcaGGGACAGAGCAAGTATGCAAGGCATTGTGCAGTGCATGGGCAGGTACAGAGTAGGTGTTCAGGGCATTGTAAAGTGCACAGGCAGGTGTGAAATGCACGGGTGGTGCAGAGCATGTGTCAGGTGCAAGGGCAGGTATATGGTGCACGGACAGGGGCAGGGCAGGTGTGCAGATCACTGTGAGGTGCACAAGCAAGGCAGGTGCTGAGCAGTTGTGCAGGACAGGTGGAAGAGAGCCTTTCCAGTGAGACAGATGTGCATGACAGATGCATAAAGCATATGGGAAGCGGCCTGTGCGTGGTGCATGTGTGGGCTTGTACTCGGAAACCCGGTGAGGCGCGAGGCCGGCGGGCGCACTTGCCTGCgaaggcggcggcggcggcggcctcATCGGGGCTGGACAGAGCCTCGGTACTCATATCCATGTGCCCAGATTCGGCCGCCATCACCGCCACAGCCGTGACCCGCCGCGTCTCGCGCTCCGCCTCGGAGTCTGCGTCCTCCTCCGAGTCCTCGTCTCTGCTTAACACCGGCTCCTCCGCCTCGCTTTCCGCTGCGGCCGCGGCGGCCGCCGCCACAGCGGCAGCGGCCGCCACCGCTGCCGCCTCGGCCAGGCCCAGCTGTTTTGCCGCCGAGTCCGAGTCCTCCATACGGACTCCGCCGAGTCCGCCCGAAGGCGCTGTCCGGGACCGCCCGAAGCGCCAGGCACCGAGCCCGAAGCGGGGCCCGAAGAGGCCGCCCGAGTTGGGCCGAGGCCGCCCGAAGCCACCGCCCGAGCAGCGACCGAAGAGGCAGTCTGACGCCCGCCGAACCGAGCCGAAGCTGCCCGCAGAGCCGAGCCGAGGTCCCGAGTGTAGAACCGAGGAGCTCCGAAGTTTTCCGAAGTGCAGAATCGAGTTAGTACGAATGGTCCCGAAGCTTCACGAAAACTTACGAGCGTTTCTTCCTCGCTGTCTAAGAAACTGATCTGATTGTGGTCACTGACCGATAGAGCTGGCCGGCTTTGGGTAGTTCCTCACCGGCTTCCAACGAAGTCTGGGTTCACAGACAGACTCTGGCGCCACTAGATTTTTCCAACCCCCTCTGGCGGCGGCGGAAGCCGAACCCACACGAGGCCTAGCCGAACTCCGCCGAATGCCTCCGAGCAGAGTTCTCCGGAGCCTCAGTGCCCGCCTCCTTCTATCCGAAAGCTCCCGAGTGTTGCCGGACGGGAGACTCGGGCCTCGGCCGCGATCGGACGCTCGCTGCAGCGCGCGGCAGGAGGAGCGAAGATGGCGGGAGGGTGCGGCCAAGAGGCTGCTGGGATTGTGGCGGACCCAGCGGCAAAATGGCGGCCGTGCGGCCAGGTGAGGCGGGCGGGGCTGTGCGATCGCCCGGACAGTGCGGTCATGCTGTCACGATGAGAGGCTGTTTGGGCTGGCTCCGCAACTCCTCTGATTGTCACCTTGTTATTCCGGAACCTAGTGGCTTAAGCCCACTAGTCCAGATTTCTGCGCCGGAGTTGGAAGCGGGAGGGGGGTGATGTCTTCCGGTTGGACGTGGGGGCACTTCGGGTATTCTGGCGGCTGTCCCAAAGCTGGTCTCAATGACATACCTGAGGCACACACTGAGAGATCCCCGTCCCGCTATCCCTCCGTATAAAGCCATATCACACCTTCTGTGACCCGGAGTCCACCTGTGGATTACCCAGAGTACACTATGGTGGCATACGAACTACACATGCATGGCATACCTATGGCTCATGGCATACCCGCTGCTTACCCTTAATACACCCTTGGCACACCGGACTAGCACATTGAGAATACCCAGGACAACTATATTCAGCTCACCCCTTGCATACCCATAATACACTCGTGTACCCCTGTTGATCACCCCAGATGTAAGGATAAGTAAGAATTAAGTTTGTAGAGGGGAAAAACGATTCAGTTGACCTCAAACAGCTAAAGCAGGCTTGTGCCATAAACGTGGCTATTAAATTCTGGCCATATGATGATCAGGGCACAGGATCCAGTCACTCAATGACCACAGTTTGTTCAAGACAATAAACTATATGCTTTAGGCTGGGGTTTTTGTAGCTAAGGGTAGGGAAAGGGTACTTGTTAAGTCCATTCTAGATATGTTAGCTGTTTTCCTTAGACAAACTGGTTTTGGAATTTCAGGgtcttttgtctctttttgtACCCGTGGGGTGTCTGGAATAGGGATCATCTGCTTTTCTTCTGGATTCTGGTGTCTGAAGTCAAGGTCAgctgcttttcttcttcagtccTCAAAGACCTGCTTTTCTGGAACTTTGAGCTAAATTTTCGGTCCCTTGGCtttgatgggattttttttttttttaaccaggtatAGCTGTGATGTTCACCCGAGGGTGATGTTCACCTTGTCACCTGCAGCTTACCACACATTCATTCATAGCATGCCTCTGACATGCTCTGAGATACACTCAAGATATTCATAGCATACATTCAGTTCATCCCAGGTACACCTATAGTTCTCCTCAGCACCTCCATAGCATACCTGAGGTATACCTTAGGTATGCCCATGGCATACCTGATACACACTAGACACAACCATGGCATAATGTCAGCTTACCCTGggtaagtatacacacacacacacacacacacacacacacacacacacacacacacacacctgtggctTGCTTGAGTCCCGGGCAGCCAGAAGGTGCTGTAGCCAATATTTCACCATCGCTGAGTCCCAGGCTAAATGAGGAGGTCTGGGCCCAGATGATATGGGGAGGCAGGGCCAAATGCCAGCAGTGTGGGTCAGAAGCTGGTCTTAGCCAGCTCGGACTAGTgcttgtccatccatccatccattttcccAAATCTTCCTTAATGGTACCGTATGCTTTGTTTAATAGTTACCACAAACTTGGGAGTACTATTGTTGTGTGCATGTTTATAGTAAAAATGGAATGGGGGGGGTGGTGGAATGGACTTGAATTAAGTCACATAAAACACCCAGTTTCTAGTCTGGGCTTTTGACTGTCTCCAGTAATCCAGCAATTaagaggctgagtcaggaagatGGCTATGAGTTCCAGGGCAAACAGGTCAGAACTAAACAGTGAGACCTTACTcaaaattgaaacaaacaaacaaacaaacaaacaaaaaccagtataATCTTTGCATTTGGGAGACTGGGGCAGGATTATaaattcaagatcagcctaggCTGCATAAGAGATCCTTGTcctgaaagggaaaaaagagagaaagagaagccctACCAGAAGAGGGGTAGGTATAACCTTTGTCAcccaaaaaatatttattcttttacttccACAATGAATTTCTGCCTTGTATCGGTTGATAGTCACACAGTGACTTCCAAAAGTCACTGATAAAAAAAGTGTTAAATCCCAAACGTCatccaagcagtggtggcacatgcctttaatcccagcacttgggaggcagaggcaggcggatttctgagtttgaggccagcctggtctacagagtgagttccaggacagccagggctacacagagaaaccctgtctcaaaaacaacaaaacaaaacaaaacaaaaaatcctaaaCATCAGATAGCAGTTCAGCCAAAGTGAGCTCCTGTAGGCTCAAAAATGTTACAATTATTTTAAGTAATTAGTTATTTAAATATGCCATTTAGCTACATGTGGTagagcacatctttaatcccagtctgaagccagcctggtctacatagtgaatttcagaaaagccagagttacatagtgagaccctgtcttagaaaacaaactaactagctagctagctaatATTATGCCagttgagggttttttgtttctttctttcttttattctttaattttttttttttacagtccagtctttatccccctcccagtccactgattgttccacatctcatacctacTCCCCTCCCCACAAGaggattcccccccaccccaccccaccagatctccccactccctggagcctcaagtctctggagggttaggtgcatcttctctcacagagTCTAGACCCATTTGAGAGTGTTTATACAGTAGTTCTAAAATGTTTCATTGTGTGTCTATGGAGGGGAACAGTTAAGTTCATCGTGCTCACAGAAGCCTGAGGAAGGCAttagatttcctggagctggagtcagacATTTGTGgctgcctgatgtaggtgctgggaagcaaactttGGTTCTTCCATAAGAACAGTGTTTGCTTTTACTgagtgaactctctctctctctctcctgcacccTATACGGTATTTTCCCCCAGGTCTCACTCTTTAATAGTAAGCAACCAGCagataaattttaaatacttCTGCCACTTTTGGGAGGATATGTGacagtgttgggaattgaacctaggacctttgcatgctagacaagtgtttTGTCTTTTACGTATATCCCAGCCCTGATCCTAACTATTATTAAAGGATCCaaaaggaggctagagagatggctcagctgttaagagcactggctgctcttctagaggtctcaggtttgattcccagtatccacatggcaactcataaccatctgtaactccaatcccagggaatTTAACACCCTTTGCTGGCACTTCATGCACgaggtgcacagacataccttCAGTCAAACCGTCTATGCAGATAAAACTAAAgggggaaaaatattttttttttcaagacagggtttctctgtgtagccatggctgttctggaactcactctgaagaccaggctggcctcgaactcagaaatctgcctgcctctgcctcccaagtgctgtgattaaaagtgtgcaccaccaccgcccggcggaaaattttttttaattaaaaaaggattcaaaaggaagaaaacccCAATGAAGGTAAAACCAACTCAAATATTGGCGGGTATCTAGATAGCCTAGTTTAGCTGGGGCCTGGAAAAGAACAGATCAGGTTTACTAGAGCACCCTGGAGAAATATAATGCCTCTCCAGCCATGCTCACCTGGCTTCCTGCtcccacatgtgtgcctgctggGAGGCTGTCCAAAGGCTGTTACTAATGTCCTGTGTTTACCAGTTTATGACTTGCCCATGCAAGAGTCCACAACTCC from Arvicanthis niloticus isolate mArvNil1 chromosome 1, mArvNil1.pat.X, whole genome shotgun sequence carries:
- the Deaf1 gene encoding deformed epidermal autoregulatory factor 1 homolog isoform X2; the protein is MEDSDSAAKQLGLAEAAAVAAAAAVAAAAAAAAESEAEEPVLSRDEDSEEDADSEAERETRRVTAVAVMAAESGHMDMSTEALSSPDEAAAAAAFAEVTTVTVANVGSSADNVFTTSVANAASISGHVLSGRTALQIGDSLNTEKATLIVVHTDGSIVETTGLKGPAAPLTPASFCPGPQSPPTPLAPGQEKGGTKYNWDPSVYDSELPVRCRNISGTLYKSRLGSGGRGRCIKQGENWYSPTEFEAMAGRASSKDWKRSIRYAGRPLQCLIQDGILNPHAASCTCAACCDDMTLSGPVRLFVPYKRRKKENELPTTPVKKDSPKNITLLPATAATTFTVTPSGQITTSGALTFDRASTVEATAVISESPAQGDVFAGATVQEAGVQPPCRVGHPEPHYPGYQDSCQIAPFPEAALPTSHPKIVLTSLPALAVPPSTPTKAVPPTVVSGLEMSEHRSWLYLEEMVNSLLNTAQQLKTLFEQAKQASSCREAAVTQARMQVDAERKESCVNCGREAMSECTGCHKVNYCSTFCQRKDWKDHQHVCGQSASVTVQADDVHVEESVIEKVAV